A genomic stretch from Theobroma cacao cultivar B97-61/B2 chromosome 4, Criollo_cocoa_genome_V2, whole genome shotgun sequence includes:
- the LOC18603244 gene encoding putative protein phosphatase 2C-like protein 44, giving the protein MGLKDLRLKLKAFRLRRFRVGDGGSKKRENGIKKKPSWMMPISHGYHVVDHKSLRGSSDDSDFDSVVVQREQIEELELWFFGVFDARIGDGITKYIQSHFFDKKPKESQIHRKSKETMRRAYLGARAKVREAQKEDETLRAGSASVMLINGEKLVTANLGGYRAVICRDGVAHQLSSKRHSGARRHWTRRLFPVRMLVCDSTNAAAIRHGKSSELLVGAEKVDAETEFIIIASNGIWEVMKNQEAVNLIRHLGDPQEAAECLTKEALSRMSKNSISCVVIRFD; this is encoded by the exons ATGGGACTAAAAGATCTCCGCCTTAAGCTTAAG GCATTTAGGCTGAGACGCTTTCGGGTAGGAGATGGTGGGAGCAAGAAAAGGGAGAACGGGATTAAAAAGAAGCCTTCTTGGATGATGCCAATCTCTCATGGCTATCATGTTGTGGATCATAAGTCACTCCGAGGCAGTTCGGATGATTCGGACTTTGATTCGGTTGTGGTACAGAGAGAGCAAATTGAGGAGCTTGAGTTGTGGTTCTTTGGAGTTTTTGATGCTCGGATTGGGGATGGAATTACCAAGTACATACAATCTCATTTCTTTGATAAGAAGCCTAAAGAG TCTCAAATACATAGAAAGAGCAAAGAGACAATGAGAAGAGCATATCTTGGCGCAAGAGCAAAGGTCAGAGAGGCACAGAAAGAAGATGAGACACTGCGAGCTGGCTCAGCGTCTGTGATGCTAATCAATGGAGAAAAGCTTGTAACAGCCAACCTGGGTGGCTACCGAGCTGTTATATGTAGAGATGGTGTGGCTCATCAGCTGAGTAGCAAGCGCCATTCTGGAGCCAGAAGACATTGGACTCGCAGACTATTTCCAG TACGCATGCTAGTATGCGACTCAACTAATGCAGCAGCGATAAGGCACGGTAAAAGCTCAGAACTTCTTGTTGGGGCTGAAAAGGTCGATGCTGAGACTGAATTCATCATCATAGCAAGCAATGGAATATGGGAG GTGATGAAAAATCAAGAAGCAGTGAATCTCATCAGGCATCTTGGGGATCCACAAGAAGCTGCTGAGTGCCTAACAAAGGAGGCTTTATCAAGAATGAGCAAGAACAGTATATCTTGCGTCGTCATCCGTTTTGATTAG
- the LOC18603245 gene encoding uncharacterized protein LOC18603245 isoform X1: protein MSSETKISLDKKEKSCIPTESISEREEGSSLNLPNSDHVKSGPNYPVPPSISREELNSSSPMRSTKEGSKENMVLDRFLTQNIEKHSILTAFCDCWPIVNVEEVSLTKQSMFKDFVVHFETREGYQNALKKTNLMVLNAEAFVEASSSEDMDDAISIPDLIGDPDAPVALVKNPTKTVKVKQLSEDISSQQLKEALAFCQSGISSFYLGSTSSVLYVEFEVKRLSLYCWCLGIVVYLQVLLRVCASSFLCLNTYL, encoded by the exons ATGAGCAGTGAAACTAAAATATCACttgacaagaaagaaaagtcaTGTATTCCTACAGAGTCCATAAGTGAGAGGGAGGAGGGTAGCAGTTTAAATTTACCCAACTCTGATCATGTAAAATCAGGACCAAACTATCCCGTGCCTCCTTCAATTAGCAGAGAAGAGCTTAATAGCAGTTCACCTATGCGTTCCACCAAAGAAGGATCTAAGGAAAACATGGTACTGGACAGATTTTTAACCCAAAATATTGAGAAGCACAGTATCCTTACAGCTTTCTGTGATTGCTGGCCAATTGTAAATGTAGAGGAAGTTTCCCTTACTAAACAGAGCATGTTCAAAGATTTTGTGGTGCATTTTGAG ACAAGGGAAGGTTACCAAAATGCTCTCAAGAAAACTAACCTGATGGTTCTGAATGCAGAAGCCTTTGTGGAGGCATCTTCTTCAGAAGACATGGATGATGCAATTTCCATTCCTGATCTGATTGGCGATCCTGATGCTCCAGTTGCACTAGTGAAGAATCCTACAAAAACAGTTAAAGTCAAACAACTGTCTGAGGATATAAGCTCACAACAGCTAAAGGAAGCTCTTGCTTTCTGTCAATCTGGCATCTCCAGCTTTTACTTGGGTTCCACAAGTTCTGTTTTATACGTGGAGTTTGAGGTGAAACGCTTGTCCCTTTACTGTTGGTGTCTAGGAATTGTAGTGTATCTTCAGGTTCTGTTAAGGGTTTGTGCATCTTCATTTTTGTGTTTAAATACCTATTTATGA
- the LOC18603245 gene encoding uncharacterized protein LOC18603245 isoform X2, with protein MSSETKISLDKKEKSCIPTESISEREEGSSLNLPNSDHVKSGPNYPVPPSISREELNSSSPMRSTKEGSKENMVLDRFLTQNIEKHSILTAFCDCWPIVNVEEVSLTKQSMFKDFVVHFETREGYQNALKKTNLMVLNAEAFVEASSSEDMDDAISIPDLIGDPDAPVALVKNPTKTVKVKQLSEDISSQQLKEALAFCQSGISSFYLGSTSSVLYVEFETEDAKEGTCRTFHTCIRKGAANPQD; from the exons ATGAGCAGTGAAACTAAAATATCACttgacaagaaagaaaagtcaTGTATTCCTACAGAGTCCATAAGTGAGAGGGAGGAGGGTAGCAGTTTAAATTTACCCAACTCTGATCATGTAAAATCAGGACCAAACTATCCCGTGCCTCCTTCAATTAGCAGAGAAGAGCTTAATAGCAGTTCACCTATGCGTTCCACCAAAGAAGGATCTAAGGAAAACATGGTACTGGACAGATTTTTAACCCAAAATATTGAGAAGCACAGTATCCTTACAGCTTTCTGTGATTGCTGGCCAATTGTAAATGTAGAGGAAGTTTCCCTTACTAAACAGAGCATGTTCAAAGATTTTGTGGTGCATTTTGAG ACAAGGGAAGGTTACCAAAATGCTCTCAAGAAAACTAACCTGATGGTTCTGAATGCAGAAGCCTTTGTGGAGGCATCTTCTTCAGAAGACATGGATGATGCAATTTCCATTCCTGATCTGATTGGCGATCCTGATGCTCCAGTTGCACTAGTGAAGAATCCTACAAAAACAGTTAAAGTCAAACAACTGTCTGAGGATATAAGCTCACAACAGCTAAAGGAAGCTCTTGCTTTCTGTCAATCTGGCATCTCCAGCTTTTACTTGGGTTCCACAAGTTCTGTTTTATACGTGGAGTTTGAG ACAGAAGATGCCAAAGAGGGCACTTGCAGAACATTCCATACTTGTATCAGGAAAGGAGCTGCCAATCCTCAGGATTGA
- the LOC18603248 gene encoding 60S ribosomal protein L14-2 — MPFKRYVEIGRVALVNYGKDYGKLVVIVDVVDQNRALVDAPDMVRGQMNFKRLTLTDITIDIPRVPKKKTLIEAMEKADVKNKWENSSWGRKLIVQKRRASLNDFDRFKLMLAKIKRAGVIRQEFAKLKKEN; from the exons ATG CCGTTCAAGAGGTACGTTGAGATCGGGAGAGTGGCTCTCGTTAACTACGGTAAAGACTATGGCAAGCTCGTTGTCATCGTCGACGTCGTTGACCAGAACAGA GCTCTAGTTGATGCACCAGATATGGTCAGGGGCCAAATGAACTTCAAGAGGCTTACATTGACTGATATCACAATTGACATTCCTCGCGTTCCAAAGAAGAAGACATTAATTGAAGCAATGGAGAAAGCTG ATGTTAAAAACAAGTGGGAGAATAGCTCATGGGGTAGAAAACTGATTGTCCAGAAGAGGAGGGCATCTCTGAATGACTTTGATCGGTTCAAGCTTATGTTGGCTAAGATCAAG AGGGCTGGAGTCATCAGGCAAGAGTTTGCTAAGCTGAAAAAGGAGAATTAA